The Mytilus galloprovincialis chromosome 7, xbMytGall1.hap1.1, whole genome shotgun sequence genome has a window encoding:
- the LOC143083426 gene encoding S-phase kinase-associated protein 1-like isoform X2, protein MYKKIVPQIKLETYEKEVFEIDLDIAKKFGKLVPVLQELLNDDKPLTIKTINSGTLKKIITWCTYHKDDPLPPEDDDNRMKHSTEEVSSWDDKFLQEDGQAALFDLISAAHTLDIDGLLDVACKVVATMIKGKAPEEIRKVFNIKNDFTQQEEDQVRKENDWCED, encoded by the exons tgccTCAAATAAAGTTGGAGACTTATGAGAAAGAAGTATTTGAAATTGATTTGGATATAGCTAAGAAGTTCGGGAAATTAGTGCCAGTATTGCAGG AGTTACTGAATGATGACAAACCACTAACCATCAAGACAATCAACTCTGGTACGTtgaaaaagatcataacatggtGCACCTATCATAAGGATGATCCCCTCCCCCCAGAGGATGATGATAATAGAATGAAACATTCTACAGAGGAGGTCAGCTCCTGGGACGACAAGTTCTTACAAGAAGATGGACAAGCTgctttgtttgatttgatttct GCTGCACATACATTAGATATTGATGGCCTTTTGGATGTTGCCTGTAAAGTCGTAGCCACCATGATAAAAGGGAAAGCTCCTGAAGAGATTAGAAAAGTGTTTAATATAAAGAATGACTTCACTCAACAAGAAGAGGATCAG GTGAGGAAAGAAAACGATTGGTGCGAAGATTGA
- the LOC143083426 gene encoding S-phase kinase-associated protein 1-like isoform X1, with translation MPQIKLETYEKEVFEIDLDIAKKFGKLVPVLQELLNDDKPLTIKTINSGTLKKIITWCTYHKDDPLPPEDDDNRMKHSTEEVSSWDDKFLQEDGQAALFDLISAAHTLDIDGLLDVACKVVATMIKGKAPEEIRKVFNIKNDFTQQEEDQLKTEVFTVYYHKILLVILL, from the exons tgccTCAAATAAAGTTGGAGACTTATGAGAAAGAAGTATTTGAAATTGATTTGGATATAGCTAAGAAGTTCGGGAAATTAGTGCCAGTATTGCAGG AGTTACTGAATGATGACAAACCACTAACCATCAAGACAATCAACTCTGGTACGTtgaaaaagatcataacatggtGCACCTATCATAAGGATGATCCCCTCCCCCCAGAGGATGATGATAATAGAATGAAACATTCTACAGAGGAGGTCAGCTCCTGGGACGACAAGTTCTTACAAGAAGATGGACAAGCTgctttgtttgatttgatttct GCTGCACATACATTAGATATTGATGGCCTTTTGGATGTTGCCTGTAAAGTCGTAGCCACCATGATAAAAGGGAAAGCTCCTGAAGAGATTAGAAAAGTGTTTAATATAAAGAATGACTTCACTCAACAAGAAGAGGATCAG TTGAAGACTGAGGTATTTACTGTATATTATCATAAAATCTTACTTGTAATCTTACTTTAA